From a single Loigolactobacillus coryniformis subsp. coryniformis KCTC 3167 = DSM 20001 genomic region:
- a CDS encoding S41 family peptidase, with amino-acid sequence MILLKEAPKSESKVPKKRKRRVSLLVYISSTLLAFFVGIFMTILIVGLNSRTSQQLDTSSAGFSKISQVYQTISQQYYRKTDQKKLINGAIKGMVNSLDDPYSEYLTGSDASNLDNTISGSFEGIGAEIQKKGNYVEIVSPIAGSPAKKAGLKANDVITAINGHSTAGWSATKTTNKIRGKKGTKVTLTIKRDQQSFKITLKRDVIPVKTVNARIDKQHPTVGYIQITSFSEPTFKEVKTAIKKLRQEGAKSFILDVRSNPGGIMQQALKISSMFVANGKTLMQVKARTGQPTVYKAGKSQDGGFKVKEPVKVLIDDGSASASEIFAAALNQSANVELIGTKSFGKGTVQQVSQLDKKSEFKITVAKWLTPNGSWINKRGLTPNIEAKYPGYAYLPMVSDQKTYQLEDVSSKIKTLQTELKAVGQDPGTINGYFSATTQKAVVAFQAANNLDQTGKLDTATIDKLQTEITKKISDNDVAYDKAVEQLTK; translated from the coding sequence GTGATTTTATTGAAAGAAGCTCCAAAGTCAGAGTCAAAAGTTCCTAAGAAACGTAAACGCCGTGTTAGTTTATTGGTTTACATCAGTTCAACCTTGTTAGCTTTCTTCGTTGGCATTTTCATGACGATCTTGATCGTCGGTTTGAATAGCCGCACTAGCCAACAGTTGGATACTTCTAGCGCTGGTTTTAGTAAAATTAGCCAAGTATACCAGACCATTAGTCAGCAATATTATCGTAAAACGGACCAGAAAAAATTGATCAATGGTGCAATTAAAGGTATGGTCAATAGCTTAGATGATCCGTATTCTGAATATTTGACCGGCAGTGATGCCAGCAATTTGGACAACACGATCTCTGGTAGCTTCGAAGGTATCGGCGCGGAGATCCAGAAAAAAGGTAATTACGTTGAAATTGTTTCGCCAATCGCTGGTAGTCCGGCTAAAAAGGCTGGTTTAAAAGCCAATGACGTCATTACCGCGATCAACGGCCACTCAACGGCTGGTTGGAGCGCTACTAAAACCACCAATAAGATTCGTGGTAAAAAAGGCACCAAAGTCACGTTAACGATCAAACGGGATCAGCAAAGCTTCAAAATTACGCTTAAGCGTGATGTGATCCCAGTCAAGACGGTTAATGCCCGCATTGATAAGCAACACCCAACAGTTGGTTATATCCAGATCACCAGCTTTTCTGAACCAACTTTCAAAGAGGTTAAGACAGCCATCAAGAAATTACGCCAAGAAGGCGCCAAATCGTTTATTCTTGATGTACGCAGTAATCCTGGTGGTATCATGCAACAAGCTCTGAAAATCTCCAGTATGTTTGTCGCTAACGGCAAGACTTTAATGCAAGTTAAGGCGCGCACTGGGCAACCAACTGTTTACAAGGCAGGTAAGTCACAAGATGGCGGCTTTAAGGTTAAGGAGCCCGTCAAAGTCTTGATCGATGACGGTAGTGCTAGTGCATCAGAAATCTTTGCGGCTGCGTTAAATCAATCCGCTAATGTGGAATTGATCGGTACCAAGTCATTCGGTAAAGGCACCGTGCAACAGGTCAGCCAGTTGGATAAAAAGAGCGAATTTAAAATCACCGTTGCTAAATGGTTAACTCCAAATGGCAGTTGGATCAACAAGCGCGGATTAACGCCAAATATTGAAGCTAAGTATCCAGGTTATGCTTATCTACCAATGGTCAGTGATCAAAAAACCTACCAATTAGAGGATGTCTCAAGTAAGATCAAAACCTTGCAGACAGAATTAAAGGCAGTTGGTCAAGATCCAGGAACGATCAATGGTTACTTTAGCGCAACGACGCAGAAAGCGGTCGTTGCTTTCCAAGCAGCCAATAATTTGGATCAAACTGGTAAACTCGATACTGCTACGATTGATAAATTACAAACTGAGATCACCAAGAAAATCAGTGATAATGACGTTGCTTATGACAAAGCAGTTGAACAATTAACGAAGTAA
- a CDS encoding SGNH/GDSL hydrolase family protein yields the protein MRGLKIIKEIVLVLVIIGVVAGGIYAGLNYFGPGTVSEQTVKPKATPTVKKKKSIKLVAVGDSLTQGVGDGMNQGGYVGIIKSELTTKQAVKASTQNYGIAGETSTQIDQRVRTNKDLQQALKDADVITMSVGGNDLMAVLRQQMLNLNEADIKRAQTAYTTHLATLLQDVRQYNDQAPIFVFGIYNPFYLYFPKMTKMQAAVENWNTASAKVIKQQKNSYLIDICDQLSKGEKLTTQKKSKAASDSSNEKNQLIFTEDNFHPNHSGYQVMADDLYQVMMQQKNKWLIDRK from the coding sequence GTGCGCGGTTTAAAGATCATTAAAGAAATCGTGTTGGTGCTAGTCATTATTGGGGTGGTCGCCGGTGGTATTTATGCCGGGCTGAACTATTTTGGGCCGGGAACCGTCAGTGAGCAAACTGTGAAACCCAAGGCGACACCAACGGTTAAAAAGAAAAAAAGTATCAAGCTTGTCGCGGTCGGCGATTCTTTGACTCAAGGAGTCGGTGATGGCATGAATCAAGGCGGCTACGTGGGGATCATTAAGAGTGAACTCACCACTAAACAAGCTGTGAAAGCAAGTACACAAAATTATGGCATCGCGGGTGAAACCAGCACTCAAATCGATCAACGCGTGCGGACTAACAAAGACTTGCAGCAGGCGTTGAAAGATGCTGATGTGATCACAATGTCAGTTGGTGGCAACGATTTAATGGCCGTTTTACGTCAACAAATGTTGAACTTAAATGAAGCCGACATCAAACGAGCACAAACGGCGTATACCACACATTTAGCTACGTTATTGCAAGACGTCCGTCAATATAACGATCAGGCGCCAATTTTTGTTTTTGGTATCTATAATCCGTTTTATCTGTATTTTCCTAAAATGACGAAAATGCAAGCTGCCGTTGAAAATTGGAACACTGCTTCAGCTAAAGTGATCAAGCAACAAAAGAATAGTTATTTGATCGATATTTGCGATCAACTATCTAAAGGCGAAAAATTGACGACACAGAAAAAGTCTAAAGCGGCTAGTGATTCTAGTAATGAAAAAAATCAGTTAATTTTCACAGAAGATAATTTTCATCCCAATCATTCGGGATACCAAGTCATGGCCGACGATTTATATCAAGTCATGATGCAACAAAAGAATAAATGGCTAATAGATAGGAAATGA
- a CDS encoding thymidylate synthase, with product MMEEAYLDLARQILAEGHQKNDRTQTGTYSIFGYQMRFDLSKGFPLLTTKKVPFGLIKSELLWFLKGDSNIRYLLQHNNHIWDEWAFKHYVESTDYHGPDMTDFGHRQLTDTTFAAAYQEQKKLFCEQILNDDAFAAKYGELGNVYGKQWRAWKTRSGETIDQIKDVIAAIKTTPDSRRLIVTAWNPEDVPTAALPPCHTLFQFYVADGKLSCQLYQRSGDVFLGVPFNIASYALLTALIAKEVGLEVGEFVHTLGDAHIYSNHVKQIEEQLTRTPRPAPTLELNPAKHSIFDYDVTDIKLANYDPYPAIKAPVAV from the coding sequence ATCATGGAAGAAGCATACCTCGATTTAGCACGTCAGATCTTAGCCGAAGGTCATCAAAAAAATGATCGTACTCAGACTGGGACTTATAGTATTTTTGGTTATCAAATGCGCTTCGATCTTAGTAAAGGCTTCCCGTTATTAACCACTAAAAAAGTTCCTTTCGGCTTAATCAAAAGTGAACTATTATGGTTTTTAAAGGGCGATAGTAATATTCGCTATTTGTTGCAACATAATAATCATATTTGGGACGAATGGGCGTTTAAGCATTACGTTGAAAGTACTGATTACCATGGTCCAGACATGACTGACTTTGGTCATCGGCAATTGACTGATACGACCTTTGCGGCAGCCTATCAGGAACAAAAAAAGCTTTTTTGCGAGCAAATACTAAACGACGATGCTTTTGCGGCTAAATACGGCGAATTAGGCAATGTATACGGTAAACAATGGCGGGCATGGAAAACACGTAGTGGCGAAACAATCGATCAAATCAAAGATGTGATCGCAGCAATCAAAACTACCCCTGATTCACGACGCTTGATCGTAACTGCTTGGAATCCTGAAGATGTGCCCACCGCAGCATTACCACCTTGTCATACTTTGTTTCAATTCTATGTTGCGGACGGTAAACTAAGTTGCCAACTTTATCAGCGCAGTGGCGATGTTTTTCTTGGTGTTCCATTCAACATTGCCAGCTATGCATTGTTGACAGCTTTGATTGCCAAGGAAGTTGGTCTAGAAGTCGGGGAATTCGTACACACTTTAGGTGACGCGCATATTTATAGCAATCACGTCAAACAAATTGAGGAACAATTGACGCGGACACCACGGCCAGCGCCTACGCTTGAACTAAATCCGGCCAAACATAGTATATTTGATTATGATGTTACGGATATTAAGTTAGCTAATTATGATCCGTATCCAGCAATTAAGGCACCGGTTGCGGTTTAG
- a CDS encoding DegV family protein, translating to MATIKIVTDSSVQLTPEEVEKYNITVIPLSVMIDGTVYIDGKTITRPRFVELMNQSTALPKTSQPPIGEFIELFDQLGADGSQVIALHMTDAISGTVNTARQAANLSKSDVTVIDTRETDRGMAFQVLRAAQLAQSGADKETILSSLDRVRNSTKLYMAVMTLDNIVKGGRVSRVTGLISNILNMKVIFEMIDGELNVRTKGRGTKTVNNFMRDLIADLASKPNIKSIGISHVAANDVMEKFRADIHAALPNVPLLIRDTSPIIATYAGMGAFAIMYYTED from the coding sequence GTGGCAACTATAAAAATCGTAACCGATTCGTCGGTTCAACTAACCCCTGAAGAAGTTGAAAAATACAATATCACGGTCATTCCACTTTCAGTTATGATTGACGGTACCGTTTATATCGATGGCAAAACGATCACACGTCCACGTTTTGTTGAATTAATGAATCAATCGACCGCGTTACCTAAAACTAGTCAACCGCCGATCGGTGAATTCATTGAATTATTTGATCAACTGGGTGCTGACGGTAGTCAGGTGATTGCTTTGCATATGACGGATGCCATCAGTGGTACCGTTAATACTGCGCGTCAAGCAGCTAACTTAAGTAAAAGTGATGTTACGGTTATCGACACACGGGAAACTGATCGTGGCATGGCCTTTCAAGTCTTACGTGCAGCACAATTAGCACAATCTGGTGCCGATAAGGAAACTATTTTGAGCTCATTGGATCGTGTGCGCAACAGTACAAAGTTATACATGGCCGTCATGACCTTAGATAACATCGTTAAAGGTGGTCGAGTCAGCCGGGTTACTGGCTTGATCTCCAATATTTTGAACATGAAGGTTATTTTTGAAATGATCGATGGTGAGCTAAACGTCAGGACTAAGGGTCGCGGTACGAAAACCGTTAATAACTTTATGCGTGATTTGATTGCTGACCTAGCAAGCAAACCAAATATTAAGAGTATCGGTATTTCACATGTAGCAGCGAATGATGTTATGGAAAAATTCAGAGCAGACATTCATGCAGCATTGCCGAATGTACCTTTATTGATTCGTGATACTAGCCCAATTATTGCAACATATGCGGGTATGGGTGCTTTTGCGATTATGTATTACACTGAAGATTAG
- a CDS encoding dihydrofolate reductase, translating into MTIAFMWAEARDHLIGANGHLPWHLPADLQHFKQTTLNQIVVMGRKTYAGMGKPLPGRTNIVLSQQVDYPVAPGVILLNNVAAVLDYASAHPQQETIIIGGAQIFALFKEYVTRLYVTEIDATFSGDTYMPALDWSAFKRVAFQAGEIDTKNKYPYSFATYQRRDE; encoded by the coding sequence ATGACGATTGCGTTCATGTGGGCGGAGGCCCGCGACCATTTGATTGGGGCCAACGGACACTTGCCATGGCATTTGCCTGCCGATCTCCAACATTTTAAGCAAACTACATTGAATCAAATTGTAGTGATGGGTCGGAAAACTTATGCTGGTATGGGCAAGCCACTACCAGGGCGTACCAATATCGTACTAAGTCAACAAGTGGATTATCCAGTGGCACCCGGCGTCATTTTATTAAATAACGTCGCTGCTGTTTTGGATTATGCATCCGCGCACCCACAGCAGGAGACAATCATTATTGGCGGTGCACAAATTTTTGCTTTATTTAAAGAATATGTTACCCGCTTGTATGTTACTGAGATCGATGCTACTTTTAGCGGTGATACGTATATGCCAGCGCTAGATTGGTCAGCATTTAAACGGGTTGCTTTTCAAGCCGGTGAAATCGACACCAAAAATAAATATCCTTATTCATTTGCGACCTACCAACGCCGTGACGAATAA
- a CDS encoding YozE family protein translates to MRKSFYQFLMTQRNPESHDEVAQFAANAFFDQGFPKLDQNYDSLSKYLEENAGYLPSMTIFDEAFQRYQEQASEL, encoded by the coding sequence ATGCGTAAAAGTTTCTATCAATTCTTGATGACCCAGCGAAACCCAGAAAGTCATGATGAGGTTGCACAATTTGCGGCAAATGCGTTTTTTGATCAAGGCTTTCCTAAGTTAGACCAAAATTATGATTCTTTATCAAAGTATTTAGAAGAAAATGCTGGCTATCTACCTAGTATGACTATTTTTGACGAGGCTTTTCAACGCTATCAAGAACAAGCAAGTGAGCTATAG
- a CDS encoding LysR family transcriptional regulator, whose translation MRIQQLKYLEKIATTGSINEAAKQLFISQPSLSQAMKELEKEYQIQLFYRNKTGITLTDAGREFINYSRSVLDQVNLLNEHFGQGTVRKRIFSVSAQHYAFVVHAFVELVKEIGADTYQFTLRETETENVLNDVQTLKSELGVIYLNKFNRTVLKRLIAEKDLSFVPLFEARPHVFIGRDNPLTQKKTLTLADLQDYPYLSYEQGDTSSFYFAEEILSTLPHKKHIRISDRATIFNLMVGLNGYTISSGIISSELNDEKIIAIPLAVDDAMTLGYLRHKKIELSTTAQRYLALLKQHIRGYGFEVFNEK comes from the coding sequence ATGCGTATTCAACAATTAAAGTATTTGGAAAAGATTGCGACGACAGGATCAATCAATGAAGCAGCGAAACAGCTGTTTATTAGTCAGCCATCATTATCACAAGCGATGAAAGAATTAGAAAAAGAGTACCAGATTCAACTATTTTATCGCAATAAGACCGGTATTACCTTAACCGATGCGGGGCGTGAATTTATCAACTATTCGCGTAGTGTATTGGATCAAGTTAATTTACTCAATGAACATTTTGGACAAGGAACCGTCCGTAAACGAATTTTTAGTGTATCCGCGCAACATTACGCCTTTGTGGTTCACGCTTTTGTCGAATTAGTTAAAGAAATCGGTGCGGATACGTATCAATTTACACTGCGGGAAACGGAAACCGAAAACGTACTCAATGATGTCCAAACATTGAAAAGTGAACTTGGTGTGATTTACCTAAACAAGTTTAACCGCACCGTACTTAAACGCTTGATTGCGGAAAAAGATTTAAGCTTTGTGCCATTATTTGAAGCTCGTCCCCACGTGTTCATCGGTCGTGACAATCCATTGACGCAAAAAAAGACACTTACTTTGGCTGATCTACAGGACTATCCTTATTTATCCTACGAACAAGGTGACACCAGCTCCTTCTATTTTGCCGAAGAAATTCTCAGCACGTTACCTCATAAAAAGCATATTCGGATCAGTGATCGGGCCACGATTTTTAATTTGATGGTCGGTTTAAACGGCTACACCATTAGTTCAGGTATTATTAGTAGCGAGCTAAATGATGAAAAAATTATCGCTATTCCGCTGGCAGTTGATGATGCCATGACCTTAGGCTACTTACGCCACAAAAAAATCGAGCTGAGTACAACCGCACAACGCTATTTAGCCTTATTGAAGCAGCATATTCGCGGCTATGGGTTTGAAGTATTTAATGAAAAATAA
- a CDS encoding ABC-F family ATP-binding cassette domain-containing protein, translated as MQTLTAENLTKTYGEKTLFDHISFFIKEGDRIGLIGTNGAGKTTLLNALTGNDTFDQGDITTPKQYRIGYLQQVPQLPQDLTIMEAIFTGDNPLFKVIAAYEKALTALSLDGNSTKAQAAYTKAEAAMNQGDAWNVDTQIKSILSQLKLTDLNQRISELSGGQQKRVGLAQVLIESPDLLILDEPTNHLDFASIAWLEEYLASYKGALLVVTHDRYFLDRVTNQIYELAFGQLTAYSGNFEDYLRQSAEAAEQASEQAAKQEKLYKKELDWMRAGAKARSTKQQARINRFNDLKAQVNKGVEQAATVAINLGQQRLGKKVLELKQASLSFHQHPIIKDLDLMVQSNARLGITGENGAGKSTFLNVLAGRLPLDSGTITLGETVRLGYYTQMTEPLDPDKRVISYLQEVGEAVTERNGDVVSVTQLLEQFLFPRFMHGTLIRKLSGGEQRRLYLLKILMQQPNVLLLDEPTNDLDISTLTVLEHYLANFNGAVITVSHDRYFLDQVADELLVFNGNAQVTRFTGALSDYLAQQQTSDTTKVATPKVTTETPTKPVVKEKTKLTYNEQKEWDTLEDDIDQLEQQLAATQAAMQSNGDDYGKLAQQQKDVDQLNQQIETKMQRWDYLSQYVE; from the coding sequence ATGCAAACTTTAACTGCAGAGAATTTAACTAAAACTTACGGTGAAAAAACACTATTTGATCATATTTCCTTTTTCATTAAGGAAGGTGATCGCATTGGTTTGATCGGTACGAATGGTGCGGGTAAAACCACATTGCTAAATGCGTTAACCGGTAATGATACTTTTGATCAAGGTGATATCACCACGCCTAAACAGTATCGTATTGGGTATTTACAGCAAGTGCCACAATTACCGCAAGACTTAACGATCATGGAAGCTATTTTTACCGGCGATAATCCATTATTCAAAGTAATTGCGGCATATGAAAAAGCCTTGACTGCGCTAAGCCTTGACGGCAATAGTACAAAGGCACAGGCAGCCTATACCAAGGCTGAAGCGGCTATGAACCAAGGTGATGCTTGGAACGTTGATACGCAGATCAAATCGATTTTGTCCCAATTAAAGCTAACTGACTTAAATCAGCGCATCAGTGAATTATCTGGTGGTCAGCAAAAGCGGGTCGGTTTAGCGCAAGTTCTGATCGAATCTCCAGACTTGCTTATTTTAGACGAACCGACCAACCATTTAGATTTTGCATCAATTGCGTGGTTAGAAGAATACTTAGCTAGTTATAAAGGTGCATTGTTAGTGGTGACCCATGATCGGTATTTCTTGGATCGAGTTACTAATCAGATCTACGAGTTAGCCTTTGGTCAATTGACCGCTTATAGTGGTAATTTTGAAGACTATCTGCGGCAAAGTGCTGAGGCAGCCGAACAAGCCAGTGAACAAGCCGCTAAACAGGAAAAGCTTTATAAGAAAGAACTTGACTGGATGCGTGCTGGTGCTAAGGCACGGTCGACTAAACAACAGGCACGGATCAATCGATTTAACGATCTCAAGGCACAAGTTAATAAAGGGGTTGAGCAAGCTGCCACCGTAGCCATTAACTTAGGCCAGCAACGCTTAGGCAAAAAAGTTTTGGAACTAAAACAGGCCAGTCTAAGTTTCCATCAGCATCCCATTATCAAAGACCTTGATTTAATGGTCCAAAGCAACGCTCGTTTAGGTATAACCGGTGAAAATGGTGCTGGCAAGTCAACTTTCTTAAATGTTCTGGCTGGGCGCCTACCATTAGATTCTGGAACGATCACATTAGGCGAAACGGTTCGTTTAGGCTACTATACGCAAATGACTGAACCATTGGACCCAGATAAGCGAGTAATCAGTTATTTGCAAGAAGTTGGCGAGGCCGTCACTGAACGTAACGGTGATGTGGTCAGTGTGACTCAGTTGTTGGAACAATTTCTCTTTCCACGTTTTATGCACGGAACGCTGATCCGTAAATTATCTGGCGGTGAACAACGACGGCTGTACTTGTTAAAAATCTTGATGCAGCAGCCGAATGTTTTATTGCTTGATGAACCAACTAACGATTTAGATATTAGTACATTGACGGTGCTGGAGCATTATTTGGCTAACTTTAATGGTGCAGTGATCACCGTGTCCCATGATCGGTATTTCCTGGATCAAGTGGCGGATGAGCTCTTAGTTTTCAATGGTAACGCGCAAGTTACACGCTTTACTGGGGCTCTAAGTGATTATTTAGCGCAACAGCAAACTAGTGATACCACAAAAGTAGCTACACCAAAAGTGACGACAGAAACACCGACTAAGCCAGTGGTTAAAGAAAAGACTAAGCTCACCTATAACGAGCAAAAAGAATGGGATACATTGGAAGATGACATCGATCAGCTGGAACAGCAACTAGCTGCCACCCAAGCAGCCATGCAAAGTAACGGTGATGATTACGGCAAGTTAGCCCAACAACAAAAGGACGTTGACCAACTTAATCAACAAATCGAAACTAAAATGCAACGCTGGGACTATTTAAGTCAGTACGTGGAATAG
- a CDS encoding YpmS family protein yields METKKRTVKKPLNWWKWLFIALVAILLGSGAYLGVKLTTPPPADTSSEQLIKRDPTFAINLKKSQVNAVISYYLNHYLKDSKIKYEFDLDDQAILKGKFKLLGYPVPFSIYFDPYVKENGDVQLKARRMAIGSLSVPIKTVMNYIGNSYKFPKWVVLDSKQKTILLKLNQFKMKNGMQIKATRIDLPNDKIDLNVYIPQFNE; encoded by the coding sequence ATGGAAACAAAAAAAAGGACAGTTAAAAAGCCACTTAATTGGTGGAAATGGCTTTTCATCGCCTTAGTGGCAATTTTACTAGGCAGTGGGGCTTATTTGGGTGTTAAACTGACAACACCGCCACCAGCTGATACAAGTAGCGAACAATTGATCAAGCGTGATCCAACATTTGCGATTAATTTAAAAAAATCGCAGGTCAACGCAGTGATCAGTTATTACCTTAATCATTATTTGAAGGACAGTAAAATTAAGTACGAATTTGATCTTGATGATCAGGCGATTCTTAAGGGTAAGTTTAAACTATTAGGTTATCCGGTACCATTTTCAATCTACTTTGATCCCTATGTAAAAGAAAATGGTGACGTCCAATTAAAAGCTCGGCGCATGGCAATCGGAAGTTTATCAGTTCCAATTAAAACTGTTATGAACTATATTGGCAATAGTTATAAATTTCCTAAGTGGGTTGTACTTGATAGCAAGCAAAAAACGATTTTATTGAAATTAAATCAGTTCAAAATGAAAAATGGCATGCAGATCAAAGCAACGCGGATCGATTTACCTAATGATAAGATCGATCTGAATGTCTATATCCCACAATTTAATGAATAG
- the ppsA gene encoding phosphoenolpyruvate synthase, translated as MSSRDTANVLWFNELHREDVNLVGGKSSSLGEMTSSMDVPVPYGFATTARAYRYFMHQTKLNDKVNALLESIKDYENSDELHTTCQQIRDLIISATMPEDLANDIKQAYAELAKKMGQDDPFVAIRSSATAEDLPNASFAGQQESYLNIKGAADVVNRVQQCYSSLFTDRATYYRHKQHFPHEKVALSAAVQMMVFSKASGIMFSVNVANGDASKIVIDAIYGLGEYIVLGKVTPDHFVIDKQSMKIVEKNIIKQPIELMRIPNGGTKEQAVPTELQEQPVLTDNQVIELAGYAKEIERHYGCYMDMEYALDTNTNRLWIVQARPETVWSRRNKEKKTNNAPSDDSDVTADNAEVAVRGLPASPGVASGVVHVIDNPKDIDQFKQGEILVTLMTSPDWVPAMKKAAAIITNNGGMTCHAAIISREMQIPCIVGTRSKNVAATDVLKTGDVVTVDAKNGVVYRGKVESMFKQSAPVNTANGQVVAAETFAPTATGVMMNLGDPDLADRYASLPADGIGLMREEFLWTSYIHEHPLYLIEKGESEKAVNMLAEGIAKVTRAMVPRPVVLRLSDFKSSEYRKLKGGEKYEPHESADLLGWRGASRYYDLKYIAAFKLELAAVKKVRNEFGLKNLNVMIPFVRTVAEAQKVTTIMHNEGLVRNADFKVYMMAEIPANIILADQFNQFIDGYSIGSNDLTMLILGCDRNNDTVASLFDERNLAVKRAIHHLIATAHKDGKTVSICGQAPSEYPDFTNFLIQSGIDYVSVNPDMVKETKRNVAHFEQRIMLDKATGRGLQDQTDYDW; from the coding sequence ATGAGTAGTCGCGATACTGCGAATGTTTTATGGTTCAATGAGTTGCACCGTGAAGATGTTAACCTAGTAGGTGGCAAGTCGTCCTCGCTAGGGGAAATGACTTCTTCGATGGATGTGCCAGTGCCATATGGTTTTGCCACAACCGCACGCGCATATCGGTACTTTATGCATCAGACAAAATTAAACGATAAAGTTAACGCTTTACTTGAAAGTATTAAGGACTACGAAAATTCAGATGAACTGCATACAACCTGCCAACAGATTCGTGATTTAATTATTAGCGCAACAATGCCGGAAGATCTAGCAAATGATATTAAGCAAGCATATGCTGAATTAGCTAAAAAAATGGGTCAGGATGATCCCTTTGTTGCGATCCGTTCTTCCGCAACAGCTGAAGACTTGCCTAACGCTTCGTTTGCGGGACAACAAGAATCCTACTTGAACATTAAAGGCGCCGCAGATGTGGTTAATCGTGTTCAACAATGTTATTCGTCACTATTTACTGATCGGGCAACTTATTATCGCCATAAGCAGCATTTCCCCCACGAAAAAGTTGCATTATCAGCAGCAGTACAGATGATGGTCTTTTCTAAGGCATCAGGCATCATGTTTTCCGTTAATGTTGCTAATGGTGACGCCTCTAAAATTGTGATTGATGCAATTTATGGTTTAGGTGAGTATATTGTCTTAGGTAAGGTAACACCAGATCATTTTGTGATTGATAAACAATCGATGAAGATCGTCGAAAAAAATATCATTAAACAGCCGATAGAATTGATGCGGATCCCAAATGGTGGTACGAAGGAGCAGGCTGTTCCTACTGAGTTACAAGAGCAACCAGTACTTACTGATAATCAGGTAATTGAATTAGCAGGTTATGCCAAGGAAATTGAACGTCATTATGGTTGTTATATGGATATGGAATATGCCTTGGATACCAATACAAATCGCTTGTGGATCGTGCAGGCACGGCCAGAAACTGTTTGGTCACGGCGCAACAAAGAAAAGAAGACAAATAATGCACCTAGCGATGATAGTGACGTTACTGCAGATAATGCGGAAGTTGCTGTTCGTGGGTTACCGGCTAGTCCTGGTGTCGCCAGTGGCGTGGTTCATGTGATTGATAATCCGAAAGATATTGATCAATTCAAGCAAGGCGAAATTCTGGTCACGTTAATGACTTCACCTGATTGGGTCCCAGCTATGAAAAAAGCAGCGGCAATTATCACCAATAATGGGGGCATGACTTGCCATGCAGCAATCATTTCCCGTGAAATGCAGATTCCTTGTATTGTTGGAACCAGAAGTAAAAATGTGGCCGCAACCGATGTGCTCAAAACCGGCGACGTAGTAACCGTTGATGCTAAAAATGGCGTTGTCTATCGTGGCAAAGTTGAAAGTATGTTTAAGCAGTCAGCACCAGTCAATACAGCAAATGGTCAAGTTGTGGCAGCTGAAACCTTTGCACCAACTGCTACGGGTGTCATGATGAACTTAGGTGACCCCGATTTAGCCGATCGGTACGCTTCCTTACCAGCTGATGGTATTGGTTTGATGCGGGAGGAATTTCTTTGGACATCGTATATTCATGAACATCCACTCTATTTAATTGAAAAAGGTGAATCTGAAAAAGCGGTTAATATGCTGGCGGAGGGGATTGCTAAAGTGACACGAGCAATGGTACCCCGGCCCGTTGTGCTGCGGCTATCGGATTTCAAGTCAAGCGAATACCGGAAGTTAAAAGGTGGCGAAAAATACGAACCACATGAATCTGCAGATTTACTCGGTTGGCGGGGTGCTTCCCGTTATTATGATCTTAAGTATATTGCGGCTTTCAAACTTGAATTGGCCGCAGTTAAAAAGGTACGGAATGAATTTGGCCTAAAAAATCTGAACGTGATGATTCCATTCGTCCGGACAGTTGCTGAAGCACAAAAAGTAACGACTATTATGCATAATGAAGGCTTAGTGCGTAATGCAGATTTCAAAGTTTATATGATGGCAGAAATCCCGGCCAACATTATTCTTGCCGATCAATTTAATCAGTTTATTGACGGTTATTCGATTGGATCAAATGATTTAACCATGCTGATTTTGGGCTGTGATCGGAACAACGATACAGTTGCCAGCCTATTTGATGAACGTAACCTGGCCGTTAAACGAGCGATTCATCATTTGATTGCGACTGCACATAAAGATGGAAAGACCGTATCTATTTGTGGACAAGCACCTTCGGAATATCCCGACTTTACGAATTTCCTGATTCAAAGTGGTATCGATTACGTTTCTGTTAATCCAGATATGGTTAAAGAAACAAAACGCAATGTAGCCCACTTTGAACAACGGATCATGCTGGATAAAGCTACTGGACGCGGTTTACAAGACCAAACGGATTACGACTGGTAA